The Plasmodium brasilianum strain Bolivian I chromosome 14, whole genome shotgun sequence genome contains a region encoding:
- a CDS encoding 40S ribosomal protein S19 codes for MEDPNKPKKRTFRTFHYRGVELDKLLDLNQEELIKLFRARQRRKFKRGISKKAKSLLKKLKKAKKECEVGEKPRPIPTHLRNMTIIPEMVGSVVAVHNGKQYTNVEIKPEMIGYYLGEFSITYKHTRHGKPGIGATHSSRFIPLK; via the coding sequence AATAAACCTAAGAAAAGAACGTTTCGTACGTTTCATTACAGAGGTGTAGAATTAGATAAACTACTAGATTTAAATCAAGAAGAActtataaaactttttagAGCCAGGCAAAGAAGAAAATTCAAAAGAGGAATTAGTAAAAAAGCCAAatctcttttaaaaaaattaaaaaaagcgaaaaaaGAATGTGAAGTAGGAGAAAAACCAAGACCTATACCAACACACTTAAGAAATATGACGATTATACCTGAAATGGTAGGTTCAGTTGTAGCTGTTCATAATGGAAAACAGTACACGAATGTTGAAATCAAACCGGAAATGATTGGATACTATTTAGGTGAATTTTCAATTACGTATAAACATACGAGACATGGAAAGCCTGGTATTGGTGCTACTCATTCTTCTCGTTTTATTCCCTTGAAATGA